A window from Thermincola ferriacetica encodes these proteins:
- a CDS encoding ferredoxin domain-containing protein — protein MIIRQAEAEEKGLLQVAELMCLAARTAPKGKGRDHLETLIITAETKTEVAAYMRKLADSPRAEFFARDAENLEKAGAAVILGTEVKPLGLPHCGYCGFKNCTEMNETGGICAFNAGDLGIAVGSAVAVAAAHHVDNRIMFTVGRAAIDLGLFSGNIRIAYGIPLSVSGKNPFFDRK, from the coding sequence ATGATTATCAGACAGGCTGAAGCAGAGGAAAAAGGTTTGCTGCAGGTGGCCGAACTCATGTGTCTGGCCGCCCGGACAGCGCCGAAGGGAAAAGGGAGAGACCACCTTGAGACCCTTATCATCACTGCGGAAACCAAGACAGAAGTGGCTGCGTACATGAGAAAACTGGCCGATTCACCGAGAGCGGAGTTTTTTGCCCGCGATGCCGAAAACCTGGAAAAGGCGGGAGCGGCTGTTATTTTGGGTACGGAGGTAAAACCGTTAGGGCTTCCCCATTGCGGGTACTGCGGCTTTAAAAACTGCACGGAAATGAATGAAACCGGAGGTATCTGCGCTTTTAATGCAGGTGACCTGGGTATTGCGGTGGGATCGGCAGTGGCAGTCGCAGCGGCCCACCATGTGGATAACAGGATTATGTTTACCGTCGGCAGGGCGGCCATTGATCTGGGGCTGTTCAGTGGCAACATCCGGATTGCTTACGGAATACCGCTGAGCGTGTCCGGCAAGAACCCATTCTTTGACCGCAAGTAA
- a CDS encoding endonuclease MutS2, with product MLQRLEFQKVIELLTECATFSLGREYCAELQPSTDYAEVLRRQEETAEAAEIYRKEPDVPLGGMRDTRGIIRKANIGGILEPAELLDVAGNLVAARRLKRFFSDRSHQYPIMGDLVKNLFINKELEEKISQAIDPSGAVADEASPELRRIRHRIRETEINIKAKMEGIIRSQEHQKFFQEPIITVRGDRYVVPVKQEYRGQFPGIIHDQSASGATLFIEPVAAVELNNELRKLYSDEEREVLRILTQLSASVKAFSEELLSDAKILGTIDFILAKGKLAHHMNASKPVFNKDGYINLRKCRHPLIKGHVVPIDIYLGRDFHVLVITGPNTGGKTVSLKTVGLTAAMAQAGLHIPCEPGSQVPVFHDIFVDIGDEQSIEQSLSTFSGHLKNIIHILAKVNESALVLLDELGAGTDPVEGAALAMAILEYLYQKKARTVATTHYSELKVFAFERQGVENASVEFDSKTLRPTYKLLIGQPGRSSAFEIALRLGLPEALVTRARSFLTSEEIQVADLVEELESNRRKAEEERRKAERLRRELDEMRRDYAAKLEALENRRKELVEKAREEAASIVRQARKEADELVKELRRYVQEKRAEQLAEAEEARNRLKELENSKDEELMQEKAAAGEIPKGLKEGEPVFLPRFNQTGYVLTTPDENGQLYVQAGILKLAVHVSEVRRKQEKPAVYTAPTGTGKLVVGKAKEARTELDIRGKTVDEALPDLEKFLDDAYLAGLQQVQIIHGKGTGVLRKAVNSYLAKHKYVQEFRLGHYGEGGTGVTVIKLK from the coding sequence ATGTTGCAGAGGTTGGAATTTCAAAAGGTTATTGAGCTGCTTACGGAATGCGCTACCTTCAGCCTGGGCAGGGAATATTGCGCGGAGCTGCAGCCCAGTACTGATTATGCAGAAGTATTGCGCAGGCAGGAGGAAACTGCGGAAGCTGCTGAAATTTACAGAAAAGAACCTGATGTACCTTTGGGAGGAATGCGGGATACCAGAGGAATCATCAGAAAAGCCAATATCGGTGGCATATTGGAACCGGCCGAGCTCCTGGACGTAGCCGGGAACCTGGTGGCGGCCCGGCGCTTGAAAAGATTTTTTAGTGACCGGTCCCATCAATACCCGATTATGGGTGACCTAGTAAAAAACCTCTTTATCAATAAAGAACTTGAAGAAAAAATCAGCCAGGCTATTGACCCTTCCGGAGCTGTTGCTGATGAGGCTTCCCCGGAACTGAGACGAATCCGGCACCGGATAAGGGAAACGGAAATAAATATCAAAGCCAAAATGGAAGGTATCATCAGGTCACAGGAACATCAAAAATTTTTTCAGGAACCTATTATTACTGTACGGGGCGACCGTTACGTGGTTCCCGTCAAGCAGGAGTACCGGGGGCAATTTCCCGGTATTATTCATGACCAGTCGGCCAGCGGCGCGACCCTTTTTATTGAACCCGTGGCGGCCGTGGAATTAAATAATGAGTTAAGAAAGCTGTACAGTGATGAGGAACGGGAAGTCTTGCGTATCCTGACCCAGCTAAGCGCCTCGGTCAAGGCCTTTAGCGAAGAATTACTGTCAGACGCCAAAATCCTGGGCACCATCGACTTTATTCTGGCCAAAGGTAAATTAGCTCACCACATGAATGCCAGTAAACCGGTCTTTAATAAGGACGGCTATATAAACCTGCGGAAATGCCGCCATCCACTGATAAAAGGCCATGTTGTTCCGATAGACATATACCTGGGCCGGGATTTTCATGTTTTGGTTATAACGGGGCCAAACACAGGCGGTAAGACTGTTTCCCTGAAGACAGTGGGTTTAACAGCCGCGATGGCCCAGGCCGGCCTGCATATTCCCTGTGAACCCGGTTCGCAGGTGCCTGTATTTCATGACATTTTTGTGGATATCGGAGACGAACAAAGCATCGAACAGTCCCTTAGCACATTTTCGGGGCATTTGAAAAATATTATACATATACTTGCAAAGGTCAACGAGTCTGCGCTCGTATTGCTGGATGAACTGGGGGCCGGAACTGACCCCGTTGAAGGGGCGGCCCTGGCTATGGCTATTCTGGAATACCTTTATCAGAAAAAAGCCCGGACAGTAGCAACGACCCATTACAGTGAACTCAAGGTTTTTGCCTTTGAGCGGCAAGGCGTGGAAAACGCTTCCGTGGAATTTGACAGCAAAACTCTCCGGCCCACATACAAACTGTTAATTGGCCAACCAGGTCGCAGCAGCGCTTTTGAGATTGCTTTGCGATTGGGTTTGCCCGAAGCCTTGGTAACCAGGGCCCGCAGCTTCCTGACCAGTGAGGAGATCCAGGTGGCGGACCTGGTAGAAGAACTGGAGAGCAACCGCAGGAAAGCTGAAGAAGAAAGGAGGAAAGCTGAGCGATTAAGGCGCGAGTTGGACGAAATGCGGCGGGATTATGCAGCCAAATTGGAGGCCTTGGAAAACCGGCGGAAAGAACTGGTGGAAAAGGCGAGAGAGGAAGCCGCATCAATAGTGAGGCAGGCCCGAAAAGAAGCGGATGAACTGGTTAAAGAGCTTAGACGGTATGTGCAGGAAAAACGGGCTGAACAGTTGGCGGAGGCTGAAGAAGCAAGAAACAGGCTGAAGGAACTGGAAAATAGCAAAGATGAAGAACTGATGCAGGAAAAAGCCGCAGCCGGTGAAATACCCAAAGGATTAAAAGAAGGAGAACCGGTATTTCTGCCAAGGTTTAACCAAACGGGATATGTGCTTACCACTCCTGACGAAAACGGCCAACTTTATGTACAGGCCGGGATACTTAAATTAGCGGTTCATGTAAGTGAAGTACGGCGGAAGCAGGAGAAGCCGGCCGTTTACACAGCGCCAACGGGAACAGGAAAATTAGTTGTCGGCAAAGCTAAAGAAGCCAGGACCGAGCTTGATATTCGCGGCAAGACTGTGGACGAGGCCTTACCTGATCTGGAGAAATTCCTTGATGATGCTTACCTGGCAGGTCTACAGCAAGTTCAGATAATTCACGGTAAAGGCACCGGCGTGCTCAGAAAAGCCGTAAACAGCTACTTGGCGAAGCACAAATATGTGCAGGAATTTCGCCTGGGCCATTACGGCGAAGGCGGGACTGGAGTGACCGTGATAAAATTAAAATAG
- a CDS encoding DUF3656 domain-containing U32 family peptidase has translation MFKPELLAPAGSWDALVAAVQNGADAVYVGGRMFNARQYASNFDREELIRAVDYAHVRGVKVYVTVNTLIADNEISELVAYLKFLYETGVDAVIVQDLGVLRLARSVFPELNVHASTQMTLHNTPGVELVKASGVKRVVLAREMSLDEIKQAKQRTGVEVEVFVHGALCISYSGQCLMSSLIGGRSGNRGRCAQPCRLHYTLVDERGKILLEPEEVGKYLLSPRDLRLLHHIPELAEAGIDALKIEGRMKRPEYVATVTRIYRQALDRYAMAPYNFEITPEEDRQLLQIFNRDFTTGYFMGPPGADLMSYKRPNNRGIRLGRVVNYNRKKATMSIQLDERLNLGDGIEVWVSEGGRQGTVVDQILLAGNPVESGLPGQTVTVPVKGKVKPGDRVFKTHDALLMRQAQQSFTSPKELRKVNIAMKVRVKAGEPLRIIVEDTEGNKAVARTEFIAEEAINRPLTKETIRRQVQRLGNTPFNLATLEIKIDGNIMVPLSEINEARRKALHLLEQQRIMLKRPVAIPETLVAARLEEADSYRKDKEKRVQRKIMRLSAAVGNKKAALAAFEAGVDVVYVGADGLNGTPVLKVDDLQELAAKAESQGAQLVFALPRITKDKDLAVIAPFLQQAGKLNLGILATNLGTLKTVRDIGFSNIYADYSLNAFNSQALLWLQDNGVSQVTLSPELTLEQIERLAAEFNVEVVGHGALPLMISEHCVVGSVYGGFKEAQKCNQPCRGGEQFALKDRLGMLFPLVTDCFCRSHIFNPKELCLIEDLKPLYEAGVCTVRLELRKDSPDYVKKVAGFYRQEIDKLMENKNTYAPDPDAKETLVAMTAQGVTKGHLYRGVL, from the coding sequence ATGTTTAAGCCTGAATTGTTGGCTCCAGCCGGGAGTTGGGATGCTTTGGTGGCTGCCGTGCAGAACGGCGCCGATGCTGTATATGTGGGCGGCAGGATGTTCAATGCCCGGCAGTATGCCAGTAATTTTGACAGGGAAGAGCTGATCCGGGCAGTAGACTATGCTCATGTCAGAGGGGTCAAGGTATATGTTACCGTAAATACCCTGATAGCTGACAACGAAATATCGGAACTGGTCGCCTATCTGAAGTTTCTGTACGAGACAGGCGTAGATGCTGTCATTGTGCAGGATTTGGGCGTGCTGCGCCTTGCCCGTTCTGTTTTTCCGGAACTTAATGTACACGCCAGTACGCAGATGACACTGCACAATACTCCCGGAGTTGAATTGGTCAAAGCCAGTGGTGTAAAACGGGTGGTTTTGGCCCGGGAGATGTCCCTGGATGAGATAAAGCAGGCGAAACAAAGGACAGGCGTAGAAGTAGAAGTTTTTGTGCACGGGGCTTTGTGTATATCCTACTCAGGTCAGTGCCTGATGAGCAGTCTGATCGGGGGCCGCAGCGGAAACCGGGGACGTTGCGCCCAGCCATGCCGGCTGCACTATACCCTGGTTGACGAAAGGGGCAAGATATTGCTGGAACCCGAAGAGGTGGGGAAATACCTCTTAAGCCCAAGGGATTTGCGCCTGTTACACCATATTCCGGAACTGGCGGAAGCGGGCATAGATGCTTTGAAGATTGAAGGGCGCATGAAAAGGCCCGAATACGTGGCTACCGTTACCCGGATTTATCGGCAAGCCCTTGACCGGTATGCCATGGCCCCTTATAATTTTGAAATTACGCCTGAAGAGGACAGGCAGTTGTTGCAGATTTTCAACAGGGACTTTACCACGGGATACTTTATGGGACCCCCGGGCGCCGATTTGATGAGTTATAAGAGGCCCAACAACAGGGGGATCAGGCTCGGCCGGGTGGTAAATTACAACCGAAAAAAAGCAACCATGAGCATACAGCTTGATGAGCGGCTGAACCTGGGCGATGGCATAGAAGTCTGGGTTTCTGAGGGAGGACGGCAGGGTACCGTCGTGGACCAGATTCTTTTGGCAGGTAATCCGGTTGAATCGGGTTTGCCCGGCCAGACTGTCACCGTTCCCGTCAAGGGAAAAGTCAAGCCGGGTGACCGAGTTTTTAAAACCCATGACGCCCTGTTGATGCGCCAGGCGCAACAGAGTTTTACTTCCCCTAAAGAATTGCGGAAGGTAAATATTGCCATGAAAGTCCGGGTTAAAGCCGGCGAACCTCTCCGGATAATTGTTGAAGATACGGAAGGCAACAAGGCGGTGGCCCGTACGGAATTTATTGCCGAAGAAGCCATCAACCGGCCTCTGACCAAAGAAACTATTCGCCGGCAGGTGCAGCGGTTGGGCAATACCCCTTTTAATTTGGCGACGCTGGAGATAAAGATAGACGGTAATATAATGGTGCCTTTGAGTGAAATAAATGAAGCCCGGCGTAAAGCGCTGCATTTATTGGAACAGCAGCGCATAATGCTCAAAAGGCCTGTTGCTATCCCGGAAACCCTGGTGGCTGCCAGATTGGAAGAGGCTGATTCTTACCGGAAGGATAAGGAGAAACGGGTGCAACGGAAGATCATGAGACTTTCGGCGGCTGTTGGCAATAAAAAAGCGGCCCTGGCAGCCTTTGAAGCCGGAGTGGATGTGGTCTATGTAGGCGCCGATGGACTTAATGGGACACCGGTCCTAAAGGTTGATGACCTGCAAGAATTGGCTGCCAAAGCTGAATCTCAGGGGGCCCAGCTTGTTTTTGCCCTTCCCAGGATTACTAAAGACAAAGATTTGGCGGTTATTGCTCCTTTTCTACAGCAGGCCGGGAAACTTAACCTGGGTATTTTGGCAACTAACCTGGGAACGTTAAAAACTGTGCGGGATATAGGCTTTAGCAACATATATGCCGATTATTCTTTAAACGCCTTTAATTCCCAGGCGCTGCTTTGGTTGCAGGACAATGGCGTATCCCAAGTGACGCTGTCGCCGGAGCTTACCCTTGAGCAGATTGAAAGACTGGCTGCCGAGTTTAATGTAGAAGTAGTGGGGCACGGGGCTTTGCCTTTAATGATTTCGGAGCACTGTGTTGTCGGCAGCGTTTACGGTGGGTTTAAAGAGGCCCAAAAATGTAATCAGCCATGCCGGGGGGGCGAACAATTTGCATTAAAGGACCGGCTGGGGATGTTGTTTCCGCTGGTGACTGACTGTTTCTGCAGGTCGCATATTTTTAATCCCAAAGAGTTATGTCTGATCGAAGACCTTAAACCATTGTACGAAGCAGGTGTATGCACGGTCAGGCTGGAGTTAAGAAAAGATTCCCCGGATTACGTGAAAAAAGTTGCCGGTTTTTACCGGCAGGAGATAGATAAACTTATGGAAAATAAAAATACTTATGCCCCTGATCCGGACGCTAAAGAAACACTGGTTGCGATGACGGCCCAGGGTGTTACCAAAGGACATTTGTACCGCGGCGTGCTTTAA
- the polX gene encoding DNA polymerase/3'-5' exonuclease PolX yields the protein MKKFGNIEVAWVLDEIAALLEIKGEDIFKIRAYQRAARAIENLDVDITDLFRQKKLNGISGVGKNIAAKLEELLSTGRLIYLEKLRGEIPPGLVEMMNVPGVGPKMARTFYEKLGISSLKELEDAARGKKIRSLPGMGSKTELNILRGIEMLKSGGRGRITLGLAWTVADSLLNFLRSLPWVVDAETAGSTRRMKEAIGDIDIVVGTEEPEKVAEVFIKHPQVKEVLAHGSTKISVLLKFGVQVDLRLVRPDEFWTALHHFTGSKEHNVRLRERAHKIGIKINEYGLFKTDSDERIPVSGEEDIYTALGLAYIPPELREDRGEVFAAEEGRLPHVIGYDDMKGDLHLHSNWSDGVNSIEQIVEQAKKMGYEYIAITDHSRSLGIARGLSTERLTEQQEVINALQKEEAIHILTGVEADILANGDMDYPDEILAEKDVVIGSIHSGFRQDKEKITERIISAIKNEHVDIIAHPTGRLIGRRDPYEVDMDRIFEMAAKYNTVLEINSSPDRLDLNDLYVRQAKEMGIKIAINTDAHEVIRMNEIRYGIGTARRGWLEEEDVINTWDYDKLRRFLKNR from the coding sequence GTGAAGAAGTTCGGAAATATTGAAGTTGCCTGGGTATTGGACGAAATAGCCGCGCTTTTGGAAATTAAAGGAGAAGATATCTTCAAGATAAGGGCTTATCAGCGGGCCGCCCGGGCAATTGAAAACCTGGATGTCGATATTACCGATTTATTTAGACAAAAGAAATTGAACGGCATTTCCGGGGTAGGAAAGAACATAGCGGCCAAATTAGAGGAACTTCTGTCTACGGGGCGGCTGATCTACCTGGAAAAATTGCGGGGCGAGATTCCGCCCGGTTTGGTTGAAATGATGAATGTTCCCGGTGTCGGACCCAAAATGGCCAGAACTTTCTATGAAAAGCTTGGCATAAGCAGTTTAAAAGAACTTGAGGATGCGGCTCGCGGCAAAAAGATCCGTTCTTTGCCGGGAATGGGCAGTAAAACGGAACTGAATATATTGCGGGGCATCGAAATGCTGAAATCCGGCGGTCGGGGCCGGATTACCCTTGGGTTGGCCTGGACTGTAGCTGATAGTCTATTGAATTTTTTGCGCAGTCTGCCCTGGGTGGTGGACGCGGAAACAGCCGGGAGTACACGCCGTATGAAAGAAGCTATTGGGGATATTGATATTGTGGTCGGCACCGAAGAACCCGAAAAGGTGGCCGAGGTATTTATTAAACACCCTCAGGTGAAAGAAGTCCTGGCCCACGGCAGTACGAAAATCAGTGTTTTGTTAAAATTCGGGGTACAGGTTGACCTGCGGCTTGTACGACCTGATGAATTCTGGACGGCCCTGCATCATTTTACCGGCTCCAAGGAACATAACGTCCGACTGCGGGAAAGAGCCCATAAAATCGGTATAAAGATAAATGAATACGGTTTGTTCAAAACAGATTCGGACGAAAGAATTCCTGTATCGGGGGAAGAAGATATCTATACGGCGCTGGGACTGGCCTATATTCCCCCGGAATTGCGGGAGGACAGGGGCGAGGTGTTTGCTGCGGAGGAGGGTAGGCTGCCGCATGTCATCGGGTACGATGACATGAAAGGCGACCTGCATTTACACAGCAACTGGAGCGATGGAGTGAACAGCATAGAACAGATCGTTGAGCAGGCCAAAAAAATGGGCTACGAATATATTGCCATAACAGATCATTCCAGGTCCCTTGGAATTGCGCGGGGGTTGTCGACAGAGAGACTGACTGAACAACAGGAAGTTATTAACGCGCTGCAAAAAGAAGAAGCAATTCATATACTGACCGGTGTGGAAGCTGATATTTTAGCCAACGGGGATATGGATTACCCCGATGAAATTTTGGCCGAAAAAGATGTCGTCATCGGGTCAATTCATTCCGGTTTCCGGCAGGATAAAGAAAAAATTACAGAACGGATCATTTCAGCCATCAAGAACGAACACGTTGATATTATTGCGCATCCTACCGGACGCCTCATCGGGCGTCGGGATCCATACGAAGTAGACATGGACAGGATTTTCGAGATGGCGGCCAAATACAATACGGTACTGGAAATCAATTCTTCACCGGACAGACTTGATTTGAATGACCTTTATGTCCGGCAGGCCAAAGAAATGGGCATTAAAATAGCTATTAATACCGACGCCCATGAAGTTATCAGAATGAACGAAATCCGGTATGGTATTGGGACCGCCCGCCGGGGCTGGCTTGAAGAAGAAGATGTTATCAATACCTGGGATTACGACAAATTAAGGAGGTTCCTGAAGAACCGGTAA
- the zapA gene encoding cell division protein ZapA, which translates to MQGKKNKVAVEIFGEEYKVIGDMPEEYIEMIAEYVDKKMKQIAAKNSRLSVTKVAVLAALNIADELCKLQEDYDTLVKLMDTEKKQA; encoded by the coding sequence ATGCAGGGGAAAAAAAACAAAGTAGCGGTTGAAATCTTTGGCGAAGAGTATAAAGTGATTGGCGATATGCCCGAAGAATACATTGAAATGATTGCAGAATATGTGGACAAAAAAATGAAACAAATTGCTGCGAAAAATTCCCGGCTGTCTGTTACCAAGGTGGCTGTTTTGGCTGCTTTAAATATAGCTGATGAATTATGCAAACTGCAGGAAGATTATGATACTCTGGTCAAACTGATGGATACCGAAAAAAAGCAGGCCTAA